A genomic region of Megalobrama amblycephala isolate DHTTF-2021 linkage group LG6, ASM1881202v1, whole genome shotgun sequence contains the following coding sequences:
- the si:ch1073-456m8.1 gene encoding leucine-rich repeat flightless-interacting protein 2, producing the protein MHSGQLEKTGSLRKRTLSRGMSEDESLRHIIREAEESSRHLSRSDSRYGSLKRGQREESQSEDEPLSENIEMTDEDCVQELRTLSLQQDALLFQVDCLQDALEGAEEMLAETQRETHQLTMELERERTMRRKLEDMLASLMQEMERLREERKAEQLQARHAGPVWIQGTPEGTSVDREETPLSDSRGAPAHLNAAPVLHLKKLVNHSLSQSVSDNQRHEAPAGEDNDESSGYEDAPSEFSPCPSTPDLDEDDGMNTGQPRIRSNEDSCALS; encoded by the exons ATGCATTCGGGTCAGCTTGAGAAAACGGGTTCACTGAGGAAACGGACTCTCTCTCGAGGGATGAGCGAAGACGAGTCTCTTCGGCACATAATCAGAGAG GCAGAAGAGTCGAGCAGACACCTGTCACGCAGCGACAGCAGATACGGCTCGTTAAAAAGAGGACAAAGAGAAGAAAGCCAA agtgaagatGAGCCGCTTTCTGAGAACATAGAAATG ACGGATGAGGACTGTGTGCAGGAGCTGCGGACGCTCTCGCTCCAGCAGGACGCTCTTCTGTTCCAGGTGGACTGTCTTCAGGACGCGCTCGAGGGCGCGGAGGAGATGCTCGCCGAAACACAGAGAGAGACGCATCAGCTCACCATG GAGCTGGAGCGAGAGAGAACGATGAGGAGGAAGCTGGAGGACATGCTTGCCTCATTAATGCAGGAGATGGAGAGGTTAAGAGAG GAAAGAAAAGCTGAGCAGCTTCAGGCGAGACATGCGGGGCCTGTCTGGATTCAGGGAACTCCAGAAGGAACTTCGGTGGACCGAGAGGAAACGCCGCTCTCAGACAGCAGAGGCGCTCCAGCGCATCTGAATGCAGCCCCAGTGTTACATTTGAAAAAATTGGTCAACCATTCATTGAGTCAATCAGTGTCTGATAATCAAAGGCATGAAGCTCCGGCTGGGGAGGATAATGATGAGAGCAGTGGCTATGAGGACGCGCCGTCAGAGTTCTCGCCCTGTCCGTCCACTCCAGACTTAGACGAAGATGATGGGATGAATACTGGGCAGCCCAGGATCCGTTCAAATGAAGATTCTTGTGCTCTCTCTTGA
- the LOC125269464 gene encoding uncharacterized protein LOC125269464: MNTKGGLMPCCRATKAVSVTYSVVSGNNMASAKSHKGMSDADWLARLQSFARTGVWPSREGNRPSPRQKRWHELYQKIEKCPLQMRGQTTLLKEAQKCICGFHKVHPPATVDATQSTPAQSTPSISDVSRPAKTAKLTLSMFEKSRFGGSHVAAAKPNLSTQRKTFQVSTQPEDPSDLPLLWPQTMPQQDQKWVSEALFRVGAKGKLELRENLQLWYHPPPPALLYHQAPTPDRFFSQRLLLWMPYRLWKVRLQCTNPACARHQLCGGGLHRRVRQVLDIDRYYNLVTETLICTRCRTSYLSWSHAVLQQLDLAHRSEFRVILTRKYACDIRVLRLLRERGMGNGPVRIISQLRENHSEEWLKRVARYTSECVAFLDNPGLHPPHFQEPPPLAPVPSYKWLLTVYSQDILNRLDHIKASITSTYGSILKMDSTKKITKKLSGPAKGTAQWLTSVGNEIGQVLMSVLTANEGAGLDLMAAGLMERYQRAGVDPPTILYVDCDCCREVGETKLKRRFSGWPDVIVRLDIWHFMRRLAVGCTTDAHQLYPTFMARLLSCIFEWDAGDLTLLRRAKREQLTQQGWPAMTEAELDRHISKDELAQHCRRRTRGEETTVRLLDMLIRELMGGKGNDALGVPLLDSVRMQHIWHVQRRHVTCIQDPPDVLLYTETGTIIKGGMVLKTYRCARGSTSLESFHCHLNRFIPGNSANSLNFQIYLLEGLLRWNQDRAAAAVAGGGSTLRTYTGELVYSVNENYNKLYGSKLVPSFTPPAVYTGELIGVQYLLRQNSQPLEDMCPTSDRTSQLLEEIDVEEQVEEDEGFIDLLGEEATVAHLVASDDLVLSGPPVLPAAPLHCVPAPSAAPLTGAQVPPAAPLPCVPAPPAAPLTGAQVAPAAPLPCVPAPPAAPLTGAQVPPAAPLPCVPAPPASLHLCRAQVPPAAPLPCVPAPPAAPLTAGAQVPPAAPLPCVPAPPVPSVQTLSAALLPSIQVPPAASLPAAQCPDSISYTTALSNVIYFQAVDEHCIPGMDRVDELAECLVELRTQTSLTLTSQQVATIVGLWQNLDQFDKDRVMYAARHQDRLLTGRFRSPKKKAVFTPGVESTKRCVLGSSGSPAQWPNCCRLVEMIFIRLCNIHRSPKKQRKESLSRWELILRDYRRIRQLILSNGTVMSETTLQLVEVNQRTLTTWHNERLKGQEVSVLLQGLELPEARPVALDALPPARVVQPVVPPQYSHQLHNYQMPPDTAGQAKTKIRKIQPAAACTSATATSFEPSALHPQRSVTFSQLRTIYPRPTALHPLAPDTSTAPAVSQILLLPCPAPFSSINPGAISSNPPANDTATPTKRSYNRTVKANTCRKCGQFRTQETGHSQYKGKIFCPNKETITKEQWLLNMRK; encoded by the exons atgaacacaaaaggaggGTTAATGCCGTGTTGTCGGGCTACAAAGGCAGTTAGTGTAACATATTCTGTTGTTTCAGGCAACAACATGGCTTCAGCTAAGTCACACAAAGGCATGAGCGATGCTGACTGGCTTGCGCGTCTGCAGAGTTTTGCCCGAACAGGAGTTTGGCCATCTAGGGAGGGGAATAGACCTTCCCCCCGACAAAAAAGATGGCATGAGTTGTATCAGAAG ATAGAAAAGTGCCCTCTGCAAATGAGGGGGCAGACCACCCTTCTGAAGGAAGCTCAGAAGTGTATTTGCGGATTTCACAAG GTTCATCCACCAGCCACAGTGGATGCAACACAGAGCACCCCTGCCCAAAGCACACCCTCCATCAGTGATGTGTCACGTCCTGCAAAGACAGCCAAACTGACATTGTCAATG TTTGAAAAGTCAAGGTTTGGAGGCTCACATGTGGCAGCAGCAAAACCCAATTTGAGCACCCAGAGGAAAACCTTTCAG GTCTCAACTCAGCCAGAAGACCCTTCGGATCTCCCACTACTGTGGCCACAGACAATGCCACAGCAGGACCAGAAGTGGGTGTCAGAAGCACTTTTTAGGGTTGGTGCAAAGGGAAAGCTGGAGCTGCGTGAAAACTTACAGTTGTGGTATCACCCCCCACCACCAGCCCTGTTGTACCACCAAGCTCCAACCCCTGATAGATTTTTTTCACAGCGGCTCTTGCTCTGGATGCCATATAGGCTATGGAAGGTGCGGCTCCAGTGTACTAACCCTGCCTGTGCCAGGCATCAGCTGTGTGGTGGTGGTCTGCACAGGAGGGTACGACAGGTGTTAGATATTGACAGATACTACAACCTGGTGACAGAGACCCTGATCTGTACAAGGTGTAGAACCAGCTACCTGTCCTGGAGTCATGCTGTGCTGCAGCAGTTGGACCTGGCTCATCGATCTGAATTCAGGGTCATTCTCACACGCaa GTATGCCTGTGACATTCGAGTTCTTCGCTTGTTGCGTGAGAGGGGCATGGGGAATGGCCCAGTGAGGATTATCAGCCAGCTGAGAGAGAACCACAGTGAGGAGTGGTTAAAACGTGTGGCTCGGTACACATCAGAGTGTGTGGCCTTTTTGGATAATCCTGGCCTGCATCCACCGCACTTCCAGGAACCACCACCACTTGCTCCAGTACCCAGCTACAAATGGCTCCTCACTGTATACAGTCAGGACATCCTCAACAGGCTTGATCACATTAAGGCCAGCATTACATCCACGTACGGATCAATTTTAAAAATGGATTCAACTAAGAAG ATCACCAAGAAGTTGAGTGGGCCTGCGAAAGGCACAGCACAGTGGCTTACCTCAGTAGGCAACGAGATAGGTCAGGTGCTGATGAGTGTCCTGACTGCAAATGAAGGGGCTGGGTTAGACCTCATGGCTGCAGGGCTCATGGAGAGATACCAGAGAGCTGGTGTTGATCCCCCCACTATCTTGTATGTGGACTGTGACTGTTGCAGGGAAGTGGGAGAGACTAAACTGAAGAGGCGGTTCAGCGGCTGGCCTGATGTCATCGTCCGCCTAGACATTTGGCATTTTATGCGCCGTCTGGCAGTAGGATGCACCACAGATGCCCACCAGTTGTACCCTACTTTTATGGCTAGGTTGTTGTCCTGTATTTTTGAGTGGGATGCAGGGGATCTCACTCTGCTGAGAAGGGCCAAGAGGGAGCAACTCACTCAACAGGGCTGGCCTGCAATGACGGAGGCAGAGCTTGACCGTCATATAAGCAAAGATGAGCTGGCCCAACACTGCAGGAGGAGAACACGAGGAGAGGAAACCACTGTCCGCCTCCTTGATATGCTTATCAGAGAGCTCATGGGTGGCAAGGGGAATGACGCCCTTGGTGTTCCTCTCCTTGACAGTGTGAGGATGCAGCACATCTGGCATGTCCAGAGGCGGCACGTCACCTGTATTCAGGACCCTCCAGATGTGCTGCTCTACACAGAAACTGGAACCATAATTAAGGGCGGGATGGTTCTAAAAACATATCGGTGTGCCAGAGGCTCCACATCATTGGAATCATTTCACTGCCACCTAAACAGATTTATTCCAG GGAACAGCGCAAACAGCCTGAACTTCCAGATTTACCTCTTGGAAGGTTTGTTACGCTGGAATCAGGACCGGGCTGCAGCTGCTGTTGCAGGTGGAGGTTCAACCCTGCGTACTTACACAGGGGAGCtagtttactctgtcaatgaGAACTACAATAAGTTGTATGGCAGTAAATTGGTTCCTAGCTTCACTCCACCTGCAGTATACACAG GGGAGCTCATTGGAGTGCAATACTTGTTGAGGCAGAATAGTCAGCCCCTGGAGGACATGTGCCCTACGTCTGATAGGACTTCTCAGTTGCTGGAGGAGATAGATGTGGAGGAGCAAGTGGAAGAGGATGAGGGTTTTATTGATTTGTTGGGAGAGGAAGCCACAGTGGCACATCTTGTGGCATCAGATGACTTAGTCCTTTCAGGTCCACCAGTTTTACCAGCTGCACCACTGCACTGTGTCCCAGCTCCTTCAGCTGCACCTCTGACCGGCGCCCAGGTTCCACCCGCTGCACCGCTGCCCTGTGTCCCGGCTCCGCCAGCTGCACCTCTGACCGGCGCCCAGGTTGCACCCGCTGCACCGCTGCCCTGTGTCCCGGCTCCGCCAGCTGCACCTCTGACCGGCGCCCAGGTTCCACCCGCTGCACCGCTGCCCTGTGTCCCGGCTCCGCCAGCTTCACTGCACCTCTGCCGCGCCCAGGTTCCACCCGCTGCACCGCTGCCCTGTGTCCCGGCTCCGCCAGCTGCACCTCTGACTGCAGGCGCCCAGGTTCCACCCGCTGCACCGCTGCCCTGTGTCCCGGCTCCGCCAGTACCCAGTGTCCAGACTCTTTCAGCTGCACTACTGCCCAGCATTCAGGTTCCACCCGCTGCATCGCTGCCCGCTGCCCAGTGTCCAGACTCCATCAGCTACACCACTGCCCTCAGCAATG TTATATATTTCCAGGCTGTTGACGAGCACTGCATTCCTGGAATGGACCGGGTGGATGAGTTGGCGGAGTGTCTAGTGGAGCTGCGCACACAGACGAGCCTCACACTTACCAGCCAACAAGTTGCGACCATTGTGGGTCTGTGGCAGAACCTGGACCAATTTGATAAAGACAGGGTGATGTATGCTGCTCGTCATCAAGACAGGCTACTTACAGGACGTTTCAGGTCCCCTAAAAAGAAAGCTGTCTTCACTCCTGGTGTCGAAAGcacaaagagatgtgttttggGTTCTAGCGGTTCTCCAGCACAGTGGCCTAATTGCTGTCGCCTTGTTGAAATGATTTTCATAAGGTTATGTAACATCCACCGAAGCCCCAAAAAACAGCGGAAAGAATCTTTGTCCAGATGGGAACTCATTCTTCGTGATTACAGAAGAATTCGGCAGTTAATCCTGAGCAATGGGACGGTGATGAGTGAAACAACGCTTCAGTTAGTTGAGGTAAACCAGAGGACCCTTACAACATGGCACAATGAACGCTTAAAAGGTCAGGAGGTCTCAGTGCTGTTGCAAGGGCTGGAGCTTCCAGAGGCACGTCCAGTGGCATTGGATGCTCTGCCTCCAGCACGAGTAGTACAGCCTGTTGTGCCACCACAATATAGCCACCAGTTGCATAACTACCAGATGCCACCAGACACAGCTGGACAGGCAAAAACAAAGATTAGAAAGATCCAGCCCGCAGCTGCCTGTACATCTGCCACAGCAACTTCATTTGAGCCATCAGCCTTACACCCTCAGCGTTCAGTCACGTTCAGCCAGCTAAGGACAATTTATCCCAGGCCGACAGCACTACACCCATTGGCTCCTGACACATCCACTGCCCCTGCTGTGTCTCAGATCTTACTGTTGCCCTGCCCAGCCCCATTTTCCAGCATTAACCCTGGAGCCATTTCCTCTAACCCACCTGCAAATGACACAGCCACCCCAACCAAACGGTCATACAATCGTACTGTAAAAGCAAATACTTGCAGAAAGTGTGGCCAATTTCGTACACAAGAAACTGGTCATAGCCAGTACAAAGGCAAAATATTTTGCCCAAATAAAGAAACAATTACAAAGGAGCAGTGGTTATTGAATATGAGAAAGTAA